In Candidatus Methylomirabilota bacterium, the genomic stretch GAATACCCCCCCGATGCCCCCCCGTCGGGGCGGGGGCTATGCCGCCGCTCGGAGCACTCCTCGATGCACCACGCGCTCGCTGGTCGGCGCCGGTTTACTCCGACACACCCCTACCTGACCTTGGCCCCCGGCGGCAAATCCCGGTCCAGCGTGAGGAGCGCGAGCGCGTCGCCTTCCGAGCCGGCCAGCACCATCCCTTGCGACTCGACGCCCATGAGGGTCGCCGGCTCGAGGTTGGCCACCACGACCACCTTGCGCCCGCGGAGATCGGCGGGCGCATAGTGCTCGGCGATCCCCGCCACGAGCCGCCGCGTCTCGTCGCCGAGCTTCACGGTGAGCTTCAGGAGCTTCTTCGATTTCGGCACCGGCTCGGCGTCCAGCACCTCGGCCACCCGCAGATCGAGGCGCCGGAACTCTTCGATGCTGATGCGCGAGGACGGCGCGGCCTCGGGGCGCGGCGCGCCGGCCCGGGCGGCGGGGGCGCTGGCGCCACCGGCGTCGACACGGGGGAACAGCGGCGCCCCCTTGGTGACCCGCGTCCCGGAGACCATCCGGCCCCAGCTCCCCACGTCTTCGAGCCGCGGCACCCCGCCCAGACCGAGCTGGCGGCGGATGGCCGCGGCGGCCTCGGGGACGAAGGGCTCGAGGACGATGCCGAGGATGCGGAGCGCCTCGGCCAGGGTATAGAGCACCGTCCGGAGTCGCTCGGCCCGGGCCGGGTCCTTGGCGAGTGTCCACGGGGCTTGGGCGTCCACGTAGCGGTTGAGCGCGCCGATCCACTCCCAGATGGCGACGAGGGCTCGCTGGAAGGCGAACTCCTCCATCGCCGCATGGACGGCGGCCAGGGCGCGCGTCAGCCCGTCCCGGACCTCGATCTCCGCCGGACCGAGAGACCCCGGCTCGGGGACGACGCCGCCGCCGAAGCTCGTCAGCATGGCCAGGGCGCGGCTCACGAAGTTCCCGAGATCGTTGGCGAGGTCGGCGTTGAGCCGCTCGACCAGGGCCTCTTCGGAAAAGCTCGCGTCCTGGCCGAAGGCCATCTCGCGGAGCACGAAGTACCGGAAGGCGTCACGGCCGTAGGTGTCGGCCAGCTTGAGGGCCTCGACGACGTTGCCCACGCTCTTGGACATCTTCGCGCCGCCGAGCGTCCAGTAGCCGTGCACGTTCAGGTGGCGGTAGATCGGGATACCGGCCGCCTTCAGCATCGGCGGCCAGTAAATGGCGTGGGGCTTCAGGATGTCCTTGCCGATCAGGTGCTGGGCGTGAGGCCAGAAGGTCTGGAACCGGGGGCTGTCGGGCCATCCCGGCGCCGAGATGTAGTTCAGCAGCGCGTCGAACCAGACGTAGGTGACGAAGTTCTCGTCGAACGGCAGCGGGATCCCCCACGGGAGTCGGGTCCGGGGCCGGCTGATGGCGAGATCCTGCAGCGGCTCTCGCAGGAAGGCGAGGACTTCGTTCCGGTAGCCCTCGGGCCGGATGAAGTCTCTGTGCGCCTCGATGTGCTCGAGGAGCCAGGTCTGGTAGCGACTCATCCGGAAGAAGTAGTTCGGCTCCTTGAGAAAGGTCGGGGCGGTCCCGTGCTGGGGGCAGCGCCCGTCCACCAGCTCCTTCTCGGTATAGAAGCGCTCGCAGCCCACGCAGTACTGGCCGCCGTACTCGCCGAAGTAAACCTCGCCGGCGTCGTAGAGCTGCTGGAGGACCCGCTGGACGACGACCTTGTGGCGCGGCTCGGTCGTCCGGATGAAGTCGTCGTAGGTGATCCCCAGGACATCCCACTGGCTTCGAAAGGCCGCCGCCAGCCGGTCGGCGAAGGCCTGCGGCGTTTCCCCGGTCCGGTTGGCCGCGTGGAAGACGTTCTCCGCGTGCTCGTCGGTCCCGGTCAGGAAGAAGACCTCATCCCCGGCCAGCCGGCGGTAGCGGCACATCGCGTCCGCGACGATCGTGGTGTAGGCGTGCCCCAGGTGGGGCGTCGAGTTGACGTAGTAGATCGGCGTGGTGAGGTAGAAGACGCGCCGCGGCGGGCTCGGGAGCGCCATGGGGGCACGCTGGGTCAGTCGGTCACCGGCGGGACGGCCGCCGTCTCACTCGAGGGGTCTGACATGCGGTCGGCCTTCCCACGTGAGCTGGTCGAGCGGCAGCTCGGCCTCGGTGCCGTCGGCGAAGCCCACCCGCACCGTCTCCTTCAGCACCTTGACCGACTTCACGCGCCCGTCCATGCAGCCCCCACCGCCGCACTCGGCCCGACAGGCCTGCCCGACCCGCGGGAGTTGCGCTCGCAGCTCGTCGTAGAGGGAGAACTCGTAGAGGAGGCAGCACTTGAGGCGCCCGCAGTTGCCGAGGAGCCGGCTGTCGGTGAGCGGCATGTCCTGGGCCTTCGCCATCTTCACCGAGATCGGCTCGAACTTCCGGAGGTAGCTCGAGCAGCAGAGCTGGCGCCCGCACGGCCCGATGCCATCCTGGACCTTGGTGACGTCGCGCGCCCCGATCTGGCGCATCTCGATCCGGGCGCGAAACTCCCGGGCCAGTTCCTTGACGAGTTCCCGGAAGTCCACCCGCCCCTCGGCCGCGAACAGCACGGTCACCCGCCGCCCGTCGGGGGCGATCTCGACGTCCACGATCTTCATCTGGAGCCCGTGGCTCTTGGCCCGGATCTGGCACGTCACGACCGCCGCCCGCTCGCGATCCCG encodes the following:
- the metG gene encoding methionine--tRNA ligase, with the protein product MALPSPPRRVFYLTTPIYYVNSTPHLGHAYTTIVADAMCRYRRLAGDEVFFLTGTDEHAENVFHAANRTGETPQAFADRLAAAFRSQWDVLGITYDDFIRTTEPRHKVVVQRVLQQLYDAGEVYFGEYGGQYCVGCERFYTEKELVDGRCPQHGTAPTFLKEPNYFFRMSRYQTWLLEHIEAHRDFIRPEGYRNEVLAFLREPLQDLAISRPRTRLPWGIPLPFDENFVTYVWFDALLNYISAPGWPDSPRFQTFWPHAQHLIGKDILKPHAIYWPPMLKAAGIPIYRHLNVHGYWTLGGAKMSKSVGNVVEALKLADTYGRDAFRYFVLREMAFGQDASFSEEALVERLNADLANDLGNFVSRALAMLTSFGGGVVPEPGSLGPAEIEVRDGLTRALAAVHAAMEEFAFQRALVAIWEWIGALNRYVDAQAPWTLAKDPARAERLRTVLYTLAEALRILGIVLEPFVPEAAAAIRRQLGLGGVPRLEDVGSWGRMVSGTRVTKGAPLFPRVDAGGASAPAARAGAPRPEAAPSSRISIEEFRRLDLRVAEVLDAEPVPKSKKLLKLTVKLGDETRRLVAGIAEHYAPADLRGRKVVVVANLEPATLMGVESQGMVLAGSEGDALALLTLDRDLPPGAKVR
- the ricT gene encoding regulatory iron-sulfur-containing complex subunit RicT, producing MDRMPGISDAGPTAPPVRLVGIRLREGSRADDYRVDDALDLHVGEFYLVDVPNGHVLGEVRRPARELPEGKRDRVYPRVVRRATPEEVAEYRRRRDRERAAVVTCQIRAKSHGLQMKIVDVEIAPDGRRVTVLFAAEGRVDFRELVKELAREFRARIEMRQIGARDVTKVQDGIGPCGRQLCCSSYLRKFEPISVKMAKAQDMPLTDSRLLGNCGRLKCCLLYEFSLYDELRAQLPRVGQACRAECGGGGCMDGRVKSVKVLKETVRVGFADGTEAELPLDQLTWEGRPHVRPLE